The following proteins come from a genomic window of Acetivibrio cellulolyticus CD2:
- a CDS encoding recombinase family protein, whose translation MPTRVILPKPEESKKKRTAAYCRVSSSSEEQLHSYAAQVKFYTEMLSADMSCEFVGVYADEGITGTSAKKRLQFMAMIEDCRAGKIDVIVTKSVSRFGRNTVDTLSYTRELKTLGIDVYFEKENMHSISPDGELLLTLMAAFAESESVSMSENIKWGLREAYKRGQAESLPLGKFYGYKQENRTISVVEEEAKVIRRIYDEYLMGLNSAEIAGKLTAEEIPTERGNSVWHETVIRKILRNEKYKGDSLFQKSYIVNPLTHQRKKNSGELTKYHATFAFPPIVDREIWDLVHAEEQRRIEYCLEHGLAHYANSSEQFPFSSRIVCGVCGNTYQMLSSKQRDNYGKIYWRCTSFHGNKGSPIEGHAFTPNGQPLRLNIDETQKHIKYQRARRKLPQPRQMLCTDISVDGGKPEKVFVSAWNLLVSKKLLYQASLRRIAETETNALTRYRAEQLILIIDNVGKIQTYDYPLALQTLERIEVNPNGKLSICFLAGIRITI comes from the coding sequence ATGCCCACAAGAGTAATACTGCCAAAACCAGAGGAGTCAAAGAAAAAGCGGACGGCGGCGTACTGCCGGGTATCGTCCTCCAGCGAGGAACAGCTCCACAGCTATGCAGCACAGGTCAAATTCTACACCGAAATGCTCTCTGCAGATATGTCCTGCGAGTTTGTCGGCGTGTATGCCGATGAGGGCATAACCGGTACCTCGGCAAAGAAACGCCTACAGTTCATGGCAATGATTGAGGACTGCCGTGCCGGGAAAATAGATGTCATTGTAACAAAGAGCGTGTCCAGATTCGGTCGCAACACCGTGGACACGCTTTCCTATACCCGTGAACTTAAAACACTCGGAATCGATGTGTATTTTGAAAAAGAGAATATGCATTCCATCAGTCCGGACGGAGAACTGCTGCTTACCCTTATGGCGGCATTTGCCGAGTCTGAGTCGGTATCAATGTCTGAGAACATTAAGTGGGGGTTGCGGGAAGCATATAAAAGAGGACAGGCGGAAAGTCTTCCACTTGGCAAATTCTACGGCTACAAACAGGAAAACCGCACCATTTCCGTTGTTGAAGAAGAAGCCAAGGTTATACGGCGAATCTACGACGAGTACCTAATGGGCCTGAACAGTGCCGAAATAGCCGGAAAACTGACCGCGGAAGAAATACCGACAGAACGTGGAAATTCGGTATGGCATGAAACAGTCATAAGAAAAATTCTGCGGAATGAGAAATATAAGGGCGATTCGCTGTTCCAAAAATCATATATTGTCAATCCGCTTACGCACCAAAGAAAAAAGAACAGTGGCGAATTAACGAAGTATCACGCCACTTTTGCATTTCCGCCAATCGTTGACCGAGAAATCTGGGATCTGGTTCACGCAGAAGAACAGCGTCGAATAGAGTATTGCCTAGAACATGGTCTAGCCCACTACGCCAACAGTTCAGAGCAGTTTCCATTTTCTTCACGCATCGTCTGCGGGGTTTGCGGAAACACCTATCAGATGCTATCATCCAAGCAGCGAGATAACTACGGGAAAATATACTGGCGCTGTACCTCTTTTCACGGGAACAAGGGCTCGCCTATTGAGGGCCATGCATTCACGCCCAATGGGCAGCCGCTCAGATTGAATATTGACGAAACTCAGAAGCATATTAAATACCAACGAGCGCGACGAAAACTACCGCAGCCTCGGCAAATGCTCTGCACCGATATTTCTGTTGATGGCGGAAAGCCGGAGAAAGTCTTCGTAAGTGCCTGGAATCTACTTGTAAGCAAAAAGCTACTGTACCAGGCGTCACTCAGACGTATTGCGGAAACCGAAACAAACGCCTTGACTCGGTATCGTGCTGAACAGTTGATTCTGATAATTGACAATGTGGGGAAAATACAAACCTACGACTACCCACTGGCTTTGCAGACACTTGAGCGAATTGAGGTGAATCCAAACGGGAAACTGTCGATTTGCTTTCTTGCCGGGATAAGGATCACGATATGA
- a CDS encoding recombinase family protein: MSNKNVTVIPAKTAGFLQGLPGLIIKRKVAGYARVSTDKDEQQNSYEAQVDYYTDYIKRNPEWEFVEVYTDEGISATSTKHREGFKRMIADALDGKIDLILTKSVSRFARNTVDSLTTIRQLKDKGTEVYFEKENIFTMDSKGELLLTIMSSLAQEESRSISKNITWGKRKSMADGKVSFAYSSFLGYDIGTDGHLYIVEDQAKIVHRIYDEFLAGKTTYDIAKRLTEDGIPTPMKKVKWQESTVRNILQNVKYRGDSVLQSTFVEDYLTKKVKKNNGELPQYYVSQNHPPIIPPEKFEMVQEEFRRRKEGGPYTCISPFSGRIVCGDCGGFYGRKVWHSGSSYHSFVWHCNNKFAKRKYCSTPTVKEETIMRCFVDAFNSLIARKDEIARNYEECLAAITDDSAYKTRLAEVEELCAGLASRMHDNLTRESRMMDDCSEDSPLKKERDEITLEYETLQKEHKELNSKIALCAAKKVQIRGFLQLLKKQKKALVEFDPLVWQAAVHYMVINEDCTVKFVFRDGTELPWVIDPGVKSYKKRKAVESCPQE; encoded by the coding sequence ATGAGCAATAAGAATGTCACGGTCATTCCCGCAAAAACCGCTGGCTTTTTGCAAGGACTGCCAGGTTTGATAATAAAACGGAAAGTGGCGGGATATGCCCGTGTTTCAACGGACAAGGATGAGCAGCAAAACAGCTACGAGGCACAGGTGGATTACTACACCGACTACATTAAGCGGAATCCGGAATGGGAGTTCGTGGAGGTGTATACCGACGAAGGTATTAGCGCCACCAGCACCAAGCACCGCGAGGGCTTCAAACGAATGATTGCCGATGCTTTGGACGGTAAAATCGACCTCATCCTCACAAAATCGGTCAGTCGTTTCGCCAGAAATACGGTCGACAGCCTAACCACCATACGACAGCTTAAGGACAAAGGGACTGAGGTCTATTTTGAAAAGGAGAACATTTTCACGATGGATTCCAAGGGAGAGTTGCTCCTTACTATCATGTCGAGCCTCGCGCAAGAAGAGTCCCGATCCATTTCAAAGAACATCACCTGGGGCAAACGCAAGAGCATGGCGGACGGCAAGGTGTCCTTCGCCTACAGTTCCTTCCTCGGCTACGATATTGGGACTGACGGTCATTTATATATAGTAGAAGACCAAGCAAAAATCGTACACAGAATTTATGACGAGTTTCTTGCCGGAAAAACTACTTATGATATAGCCAAAAGACTCACCGAGGACGGCATTCCGACTCCAATGAAGAAAGTGAAGTGGCAAGAATCTACAGTCAGAAACATACTGCAAAATGTTAAATATCGCGGGGATTCGGTGCTGCAGTCTACATTTGTCGAGGATTATTTGACTAAAAAAGTGAAGAAAAATAACGGCGAATTGCCTCAGTACTATGTGTCTCAAAACCACCCGCCAATCATCCCGCCCGAGAAGTTTGAGATGGTACAGGAGGAGTTCCGCAGGCGAAAGGAAGGCGGTCCGTACACCTGTATTTCACCCTTTTCCGGCAGAATCGTATGCGGTGACTGCGGCGGTTTTTACGGCAGAAAAGTGTGGCACAGCGGCAGCTCCTACCATTCTTTCGTCTGGCACTGCAACAACAAATTCGCAAAGCGGAAATACTGCTCTACACCGACTGTTAAGGAAGAAACCATCATGAGGTGCTTTGTGGATGCTTTCAATAGCCTTATAGCGAGAAAGGATGAGATCGCCCGGAACTACGAGGAGTGCCTTGCAGCCATAACCGATGACAGCGCCTACAAGACCAGACTTGCCGAAGTCGAGGAACTCTGTGCGGGACTTGCCTCACGGATGCACGACAACCTCACCAGGGAGAGCCGCATGATGGACGACTGCAGCGAGGACAGTCCGCTTAAAAAAGAACGTGATGAAATAACCCTCGAGTACGAGACTTTACAGAAAGAACATAAAGAACTGAACTCCAAGATTGCCCTCTGCGCCGCTAAGAAAGTACAGATACGCGGTTTCCTTCAGCTTTTGAAGAAGCAGAAGAAAGCACTGGTGGAGTTCGACCCGCTCGTTTGGCAAGCGGCAGTTCACTACATGGTCATCAACGAGGACTGCACGGTGAAATTTGTATTCCGTGATGGCACCGAACTGCCCTGGGTGATAGACCCGGGTGTTAAGTCCTACAAGAAGAGAAAGGCGGTGGAATCATGCCCACAAGAGTAA